One genomic segment of Spirochaetota bacterium includes these proteins:
- the lpdA gene encoding dihydrolipoyl dehydrogenase, with the protein VEQDALFDNLRFDLAAVMKRKNEIVQGRVKGLGILMKGNGIETIHGTARLEAGGGVSVTGGDGTRTLEAKSVILATGSVPATLPAVPFDGARIVSSTEALSFNDVPESLVVIGAGAVGLEIGSIWMRLGSRVTVVELADQVLPGADVQMARSLMQSLKRQGMGFFLSSRIQGMETRDGEAELSGTDAKGNALVLRGSRVLVAVGRKAFLDGLGIEARGIALTEKGAVKVNAHFQTSDPRVYAIGDIVEGPMLAHKAEDEGIAVAEIIAGKPGHVNYATIPGVVYTWPEAAWVGMTEAACAAQNIPCKTGSFYFKANARAVTAGSTDGFVKIVAHAHTDRLLGASILGPWASDLIAEAVTVMEFGGSAEDIARTMHAHPTLAEAVKEAAMDVEGRSINGAPRTGIQGKKG; encoded by the coding sequence GTCGAACAGGATGCCCTGTTCGACAATCTTCGGTTTGACCTTGCCGCGGTAATGAAAAGGAAAAACGAGATCGTCCAGGGGCGCGTGAAGGGCCTGGGGATTCTCATGAAGGGAAACGGGATCGAAACGATCCACGGAACGGCGCGCCTGGAGGCGGGGGGAGGCGTATCGGTGACCGGCGGGGACGGGACGCGGACGCTGGAGGCGAAGAGCGTGATCCTCGCTACCGGGAGCGTCCCCGCGACGCTTCCCGCGGTCCCGTTCGACGGCGCGCGCATCGTGAGCTCGACCGAGGCGCTCTCGTTCAACGATGTGCCGGAAAGCCTCGTCGTGATCGGGGCAGGGGCCGTGGGTCTGGAAATAGGCAGCATATGGATGAGGCTGGGCTCCCGGGTGACGGTGGTCGAGCTCGCGGACCAGGTGCTGCCCGGCGCGGACGTGCAGATGGCCCGATCGCTCATGCAGTCGCTCAAGCGGCAAGGCATGGGATTTTTCCTTTCAAGCAGGATACAGGGGATGGAGACGCGCGACGGCGAGGCGGAACTTTCCGGCACGGACGCGAAGGGGAACGCCCTCGTGCTGCGCGGTAGTAGGGTCCTGGTCGCCGTGGGGCGCAAAGCCTTCCTGGACGGTCTGGGGATCGAGGCGCGGGGAATCGCCCTCACCGAAAAAGGCGCGGTAAAGGTGAACGCACATTTCCAGACATCGGACCCGCGTGTCTACGCGATAGGCGACATTGTCGAGGGCCCCATGCTCGCGCACAAGGCGGAGGACGAAGGCATCGCCGTCGCCGAGATCATCGCGGGAAAACCGGGACACGTAAATTACGCGACGATACCCGGCGTGGTCTACACCTGGCCCGAGGCGGCCTGGGTGGGCATGACCGAGGCGGCCTGCGCGGCACAGAACATTCCCTGTAAAACAGGAAGCTTTTATTTCAAGGCGAACGCGCGCGCCGTGACCGCGGGCTCCACGGACGGCTTCGTGAAAATCGTCGCGCACGCACATACCGACAGGCTCCTGGGCGCCTCGATACTGGGTCCCTGGGCATCGGACCTGATCGCGGAAGCGGTCACGGTCATGGAATTCGGCGGGAGCGCGGAGGACATCGCGCGCACGATGCACGCGCACCCGACGCTCGCGGAGGCGGTGAAGGAGGCCGCCATGGACGTGGAGGGAAGATCTATCAACGGCGCGCCGCGAACCGGGATTCAGGGGAAAAAGGGATGA